In the genome of Scylla paramamosain isolate STU-SP2022 chromosome 10, ASM3559412v1, whole genome shotgun sequence, the window tattttcttatgttcttatatcaaCTCAGTCAAATAGCAGGGTGGGTGGTGTGGGTGACAGGAAGTTTCCCCCAAATCTAGTATTTAACATCAGTTGCTGCTTCATTCCCTATTATTTCTCAGTTATACAAATGAGTTCATGTGTGCCTTTAAAGTCAAAATACTGTGCATCCATGATCATACAGCTATGTGAGGGAAGTAAAACAATCACTGCATTACATGACCTCATTGTCCTTATACATAACAAATAGTATTCAAATTAAAGAATAATGGAAAGAATTACTGTATCCAAGTCCTGAGTGCCAAGCAGCAGAATGTTTCAATTAAGAGACAAGTAGATTCCCCATTAAAATCTGTTAAATTGAGGGTCAAGTGTCCATATCATTATTTTGTCAATGCACTGCACTGCCTGCACCTTCCATCTGGTCATACCAAaacacagcatcaccaccagtcactctgtttcatttcctcattcctttcatcACTACCTCATATCCTACTCCTCAATAAAACCATATTGCCAAGTAAGCTATTGCTATCAACCATGTTTGTcttaattggagagagagagagagagagagagagagagagagagagagagagagagagagagagaagagagagagagagagagagagagagagagagagaggaagagagagagagagagagagagaagagaaagagaagaagagagagagagagagagagagagagagagaggaggagagagagagagagagagagagagagagagagagagagagagagagagagaggagagagagagagagagagagagagagagagagagagagagagagagagagagagagagagaactaaatatTAAGCAGCTTCTTACAAAACCCTGAGTTATACATACTAAGTTGGCTGTCTAGTATTATGAAATGCTGACACCATTGATATGTCTTGTATAAAAGTTTAAGAAATCcataaacacatgaaaacacTTCTGAACTTAGAGAAGGTTTTTGGAAAATAAATCATGGTCATATTCATGAGACCAGAAACATGAAAAGTAAATCATCTTTACATATTTGGATCTGTAACTTTTGTTTATATTCCTGTAACCAGAAACatggaaagtaaataaacatatcTTAATAGATTTTGATCTGTAAATTCTGTTCATATTCCCGAGATCAGAAACATGGAGAGTAAATAAATAGCTAtccatatataaatatatacacagcACATCATAATATGAGTGACTGAAAGGAAAAATCAGTCTTTCTTCTACATTTGGCTCCCTACTTGTACAAACTGCATCTGTCCTGTTCCCACATGactaaataagtgaaaaaaaatatatgaaaatatctTAACACATTAAACAAACATGATCAACtcataaataataaacacattTCTCTAACCATATTGTTCCTTACTCTAACAAAATGCCTCATATGTTAAACTGTTCCAAGGCACTTCATTTTCAGCACCATTCTTGACCCCACATTCAGTACTCATGACTCAACAGGTACTAAAATCCTCATAAATTCCCATTTTCACTACCACATATGAAAGACAAGTACAGGGACCAAAGTACAGGCTCCCAAAATCACCAACACCTAAGGGAAACTTTCACATCTGTCAAGATGAACACTTGCAATAAATGAGGAAGTTCACTCACTTGGAAAAATTACTTCCTCCACAGCCTAGGATTTGGAGCACCTTTGGAATACTGTATGAATGGCAAGCCACCTTCCTTGACACTCACCACTGACTGTTTGCCCAGCCTCTGCACCTCTGCTGGGACTACCTGTGGCTCTAGctgaaatggagaagaaaggaggaaagaaaagaatcatCAATAATTTGAAATAATAAACATAGTCCCACTTTTCATTTTCTGAAGGGTAGTATAACTTTTACTTCAAAGAAGCTTTCAGTGACTCACCTGACTGACAGTGAGTGAGTCTTTATCCCTCATGGCTCCCAGGTACACCTCAAAGATCTGCCTCAAGTCCACCAGTATCATGTCCAGTTGCTCTAGACGCAACTCTCTTAAGTACATGACATCTCTAGCTAAACGTTCTCCAAGAGACTCTGCCAGAGGCCGCTCCAGCCACAAGGAATCATCAACCTGTATCAAAGTTTATCATTCATCCAATATATTTCATGTCAACAGCAGATAAGCCTTAATATCATCATGACCATACAACAAGTGCATCACAGAATAAAAGTTTCACACTGCTTGCCTTGGAGTACTCCTGTCTATCAGGGAAGAGGTGATGAATATTCAAGCTGAGATGCTTTGTCAGCAGGGAGGACAGGGTGGGCACAAGCAGTGGCACAGATCCTTGGTGGTTTAGTAAGTGAAGATAAATCTCAGCAGCCTGTTCAACAATTATTTCTCCTGTAAAGCATCTTTGAACAGGACATAAAAAGATTTTCTGACAATTATTAGAAGCAAATAATCCACAAGTACAAAATTAGCACAAACtcatgaaaacacaaaacagattACAAATACAAAATCAAGGAAGATTTTACAAGTCCCAGTCATTAATGCCATGTCCAACTGTCTACAATATATTACCTTACACTATGTTACAATTTCTGTCCACTGTCCAGGATCAAATCTTTCAATGGTCTCTACTTACACTAATGATTCGAATATAGTTCTCAATTCAGATAATCACAGATTTTCCCTTGTGAAAACAGAATGTGTACATCTGTGTTCATATCAACAGCAACAATGCACCTCCAAGTTCCAAGCCACAAGTACTGCTGTGCTAATCCAGCTTCTCAAACTGAAGTTTGTGTACCTGACACATTGGTACTCTTTTGTCGTATCTTAGAATAGCTGCTAGATAAGTTTTATTTGGGAAAGTAATCCCTATCTTTCTGCCACAAGCTGGCTGTTGGTATGAACACTACCATTTCTCAGTTTATACACAAGTCAACCCTTACTCCATCTTAAATATGAGTTGTGCTGTACTTTTCACAGGTAAGAAGCACAGGTTGTGCCATTCTAAAAACTCATCACAGTATTGCCAACTAAAGACTATTGCTTCTCAAGAGGAAAATAACCTGAGATGACAGCTATACAGAATCTGCCTCAACCCATCTCTCAAGAAGGACTAAGCAAATCAGACTTGACTGGAATCAAAAGCCAGATGAATGCCTACAAAAGGCTTGAATGTCTAAGTGAAGTGCAGTGGGATCTGAATTGATCTAGCAAAATTTCATAAGAAAAAGCAGCTTTAAGACTACTTAGcttatctaagaaaaaaaataaaatggctgAAAGCTTACCTGGGTGTCAAACACATTGCAGAGGTTAAGGTTCAGCTGGTGATGGAGAAGGTCTTCCAGGGCCCGACAGTCATGCACCACTTTCACCATCTTGCTATCTTGCAGGACCATTCCAAggcctccctccatcacttctGACACTCCAATCTTGGCTACATCAAAATGAAAGATCACACTGGAAGTGGCAACAGACAACCACACCAGGGTGCCAGATCTGCCCACTCCTAGTCCAGTAATGCCAAGAGAAATGACCATTTCCTTCCAAATCATAGAAAGCTGCAACAATGAACAATGTAAGATGAGAGGATACAGAAGTTGTAAATCCACATTAATGCTCCACTCACAGTCTGCTCTAACTCCATATTAATACTTGCACTCTACCTCTATTCATGCTATGTAATGGTCTTCTGAAAGATCCTTTGAGGAGACACTTAGCAGAACAAGAgcagagcagcagcaacagtgtgCATTACCAATGATCTTGCTCCTGTCATGATCTGCTCCAAATAACTGCTGGACTAATACTGTTTGAGCATAAGTGGACTGAATGACAGCATGCAGGAACCTGTTGAAACATATGTAATATTTAACTGGAGGAAGAGCAGACCCTGAGAGGAGTGGTCAGTGTGAATTACCCATGACTGTGAGCAAAATGACAACAGACTGAATGACAGTGAGAGCAAAGCCATAATGTGCATCCTGTCTTTTTAAGTCTTTCTGATGCAACTACAGAACTTGATCATATACACACCACAAACATACACCCTTTCATCATTTATAACACTACACACAGCAATATTTTCAAGCACAAATGCATCTCAGTAAATAACTAAAGTTCAAAGTCTGTAAGTCAACCTTAACATGAATACTTACTGCCTTTTTGTATGAATCATCAACGACATCAATTATAACCCACTTAGAGGGGCGAGGGAGTCTTGCAGGGCTTGGAGGTGAAAGTGCTGGACTTGACTTCTCCTCAGGGGCTTCCTCAGACACCAGCTGTTGTATCAAGCCTggcaccacttcctcctcaggGATGTTGCTGCAACACTTCTCCTGCAGGTCCATAGGCAGTAGTTTCTTCCTCAGCAGTTTCTTCCCCTGTTGCTTTTCAAAATATATATCCTGAAAAGTAAGTCATTTTGAAGATATGATCAGCTTTGCGATGATTATGCAACATCACATTAAAATTTTACAGGGATATGTGGTGATGCCACACCACATGAAGCACATTATATaggaagaaacaagggaagaaggaagaagacagaatgaggaagaaagaagaaaagatagaataagaaagaagaaatggagaagatggaTGAAATAGGAGCAAAACAAGTCAGTCACCCCAGTGGAAGGTAACTCACACCAGATGCCAAAAACGAGGGAACCCAGGAGAAGAaatcagaaaaacaaacacatccaCAAATCACAACAGGAAGAGGGGAATTAACGAGGATGTAGAGGGCATGGAAGAAAGTGATCAAGAAGGGAAAGTCAGCCAAGAAGCAATCAAGGCACCAGAAGGAAGACAAGCTAACCTATAGAACAATACCAATGCCTACTTAAGTTCCACCTCCAAATTTGTCCCTCTACCCTGAATGGTGCTCTGTATCAAGTACCACACCTGTGGATGGGTAATATGCATAAATTGGAAACATGAATGGTAGATAcataaaatgttatgaaaataaaaataattttctgTGAGAAATAAGCAGCCCCAAACAAATTGTTTATGAGTAGGATGACAGTTGGAAAATTCAATAGCAGACAGAGGCAAAGGTTCTAGAAGCCCTGACCAAAGACATGTCAAGATGGATGGAATGACTAAGTGGAATTTGAAAGTTTAATGCGGTCTAGAAAACAAGTATCTTATGAAGAGAGGTAGGATATTTACATGTTTCATGTTTTGTATGGAATAGGTTTGCATCATGTACTGGATGAAGATGAACTTAATCACAGAATATTAATCAATATGATGCTAacatcatgtgtgtttttctaaccAAACATTAATTGCACCAAATGAACATTAGCTGTGTATGTGAatttgatattgtctgtgttcAAGCATGATGAGTGCATAAATTATTGAACATGAATGttgaagaaataaagatgacATCGAGTGATTTAGAACAAATTTAAGATGTATGTAAGTAAATGTTTTCATGGTGACTTGTAAGAAATGTCAAtagtatttattaattaaaaatTGAAAATCCAGTAGCCTTTGAATATCATCTTAAATCAATGCAGCATCTCAGTCAACAGTGCTGGCAGTAGTGGGATCTAATATTGCAAAGATGTTGCAAACATGTTTGAAGAATCTGATAAAAATAGGATTGCTGCAATGGATAGTACATAATAattgataatgaagatgaaaacaatCACTTGTTTAAGTATTCACTGAGCAGCTAGTGTTACAAATTATGACAAGACATGGTTAAGGTGGATCAGTACCCATTATGTTTATTCAGTCTGAATGCATTGCACGCAAGAGTGGTTTTCACAATGACACAGACTTCatttaattctttatatttttcacctACCAGGTTCTTGCTTTAACTGAAAACTTCCTTGAAATATCTGTGAAAGTAGTATCAGTGTAATTGATGAATCATAGTTTGTCACAATGGTCACCAGTCCCTTGTTCCACCTACAGCATATAAAACACAGAGAATgcagacaaacacaaaagatGAGCACAGTGAAAATATAGATATATGTAATATTATAGAAGTTATGGAATGTTTTGCAATCAATAAGTATATTTATATTAAAAGTTCAGTATATTTATATTAAAAGTTTGAGTGATCAGCGAGAAAATTTAGAATTATTAATTTGTAATACAGTAAACCCTTGTTATACCGGACTAATTGAGGCAAAGCTACCAACATTAAAGGTAAAAATCCGATAAAAGcagcagtgagtgagtcaggAGTGCCACAACCTCTaatcccccttctcccttccctacactcctatcccttccctccatccatccatcctccccccctctctctctctctctctctctctcacattggaTGTAAATTATACAGCATATACTTTATTttggtataaataaaacaacaaatctGATGAAAACCTCTAATAACATCTGCCAGTGCAAGACTGAAGCAGTGTGTGGGTGCCAGGGTTGCACTGCACATTTTTTCATCTATCagtctttcatatttctctaaTACATATTTTCATATCCTCATTTATCAAATTTTCATCATCTCATAATTTTTCACAATACACGTAAATCCTTACATATCAATGCATATATTTTTCCAAGATTCCTTAACaaatctcatatttttcctcagcACATATTCATCCCCACATATCAATAATATCTAATTTTCAAAATATTCAACATATTCATCATCACATATGAAAAGAAGGTAGAATaagtaagaggaaataaatggagaagacagatgaaataggaagaaaacaagCCAGTCACCCACTAGAAGGTAATTCACACTGGATACCACTGACAAGGGAACCCTGGAGAAGAAATCAGAACAAACACATGTGCAAATCATGATAACAGGAAAAAGGGCATTAATGGGGATGTTGAAGACAAGGCAGAGAAAGTGAACAAGTAGGAAACATCAGCCAGGAAGCAATTGAAGCACCAGAAGGAAGACAGATTAGCCTACAGAAAAATTCCAATGCTTACTTTTAGCTCTACCTCCAAATCTGTCCCTGTACCCTGACTGGCATTCTGTGTAAACTACCACACCTGTGGGTGGGTAATATGTATAAACTGGAAGTGTGAATGGCAGATATGTGAAATGTTATAAAAATAGAGACATTTTTCTGAGGGAAATAGGCAGTCCCAAACAAATTGTATGAGTAGGATGACAGGAAAATTCTGTAGCAGACAGAGCGGCAAAGGTTCCAGagggcctgaccagagaggggGCCAAGATGGACTAAAGTAAGTCAAATTTGAAAGTGTAATGCAGTTTAGAAATCaaataagaaagggagaagtaGGATATTTAcaagttgttttatattttgtatgGAATAGACTTGTATGATAAAGGGAAGAATGGTGATAGTTTAGTCAGTGGGATACTCCGGCTACTGCATTTTCTGAGGCTACAGTAGTTTTGAGAACCACGAGATTTGCCACAAATATGAGCAAGGATGTTTACTTCCAG includes:
- the LOC135104453 gene encoding piRNA biogenesis protein EXD1-like, producing MDNRESSTEKKSSTINMTVASPFHAMLQPDPAISLNSLENEGRDLTLKEILDLGDDSLGLKVLLTAKQGSWLGVINTILTTCGKISLEKVSNPKTGKKKLGLRTFFFHDVLNIKVLGEDREARRRLLKDIYFEKQQGKKLLRKKLLPMDLQEKCCSNIPEEEVVPGLIQQLVSEEAPEEKSSPALSPPSPARLPRPSKWVIIDVVDDSYKKALSMIWKEMVISLGITGLGVGRSGTLVWLSVATSSVIFHFDVAKIGVSEVMEGGLGMVLQDSKMVKVVHDCRALEDLLHHQLNLNLCNVFDTQAAEIYLHLLNHQGSVPLLVPTLSSLLTKHLSLNIHHLFPDRQEYSKVDDSLWLERPLAESLGERLARDVMYLRELRLEQLDMILVDLRQIFEVYLGAMRDKDSLTVSQLEPQVVPAEVQRLGKQSVVSVKEGGLPFIQYSKGAPNPRLWRK